The window aaaataaggcaATTTTAGATCCATGCATTAGATCAGCCTCAATGACAGCCAGTCATCACCTGTTCCCATGGAAatatgaaactttttttttttttaatttaaaaccagTCTGATTTAAAATCAGACTGGTTTTAGTCGGATCCAAATATTTACATGTTGCTGATGCATGACCCAACAGCCTCACTTTTCACTTTGTCACATTTACAAGCTTTGGTGTGGCACACAGTAAGTCTTTATCATTGCTTAATCATTACTTTGCTATTTATTTCAAGTTAATGGTCGACTTGTCCCTCCACGTAAAGTCATATTGTGATACTACTTTACAAATGCTTAGTTAATGTAAATGCACTAAAAGTATGGAACAAGCATACTGTTCAGCTTTCAGAGAGGCTATTGAGGTCtaaaatgccattttttttatgtaactgGATTCATGCTAATTGAGAAACATTAACAATTATGCACTGAATATCCATTAGGCCTTAACTAATTGCATAAAGTCTGACATGATCATCACAATACATCCTACCCTAAATGACCAAACATTAGTTATGGATTACTTAAGCATTTGTTTTGCACCCTTATTTTAAAGGGTTACCAATTTTCCTATAGAAGTAGCCTActccattttaaataaaatcttaGGACAGTTAATAAACTGAGACTAGCCATTGGCATAAATCTTTTTGTATTGAAAATGACAGATTATGTATTTATTGAAAAAGAAGTGTGATAATGCATGTAGAATAGCTGGCTGGGTTGTGGCAGTTTGCAGTACCTAGCTGACTTTCCTATGGGGAACAACAAGTCAACAGTCCAAATCAACAAATGTAATTATGCGTGGAGACATTTCATCTATTTTATTGGAAAAtcttcgaaaaaaaaaaaaaaaatggcacagCAGTATACAAATCTCAAAATGCAGATAGCCAGTAGAAATACTGCAGTTCCTCTGTGTAAATTATTTCTTACTAGAAAATCATTGTGATAACTGGGCAGGTGCTGGTCGACACAAACGTCTCCTTTTGAAGGGAGGATCAAATAAGTGTGATTTTGAAAGTCAAGGCCTATcacaagtgtgtatgtgtgtgtgcgtgtgtgttataGTTGCTAGTTATGGTGCGCAACATGCCAGTATTGGCTATATATGATGGGAAACGCTTTGGGTCTTTACAAGAGCTTTACATACAGAGAACGCTCATTCAATGTTAcaatataaatgaatatattCATGACAGCTAAAtgataaatacataatatatcCATGTTAGTGGCATTTCCAGACgtaaagagaaaataatataaattactTTCAACCACAGTTATGTTTCGAACATTCTTGACTCCAATTagaaagtgaaaacaaacaGTGATCAGGGTCACTAAGTAAACTAAAAGAGGCAGTGAACAATATTATTTTGGGGTGGAGTGGGGAGGGGATGTtgtcatttaaatgttattgtCTGAGAGAAACCTGAAGCAGTGAGAAGAGCTTTGGGTTGTCGGACCAGGGCCAAGCCTGACCAGGCCAAGCAGAACCATCTTTTCTTTTAGGCTTGTCTGATTTTGGACGGGGTGTAGTTCTTGTCCAAAGACTCGTCCTGTAGAAACATGTGCAGGCATCGTTCGTTCTGAGCTAGAGGGTGACCTGCCACTCTGAAACACACAAGAGCAAAAGGCAGGTTTGAAACCTGAGCGACTGTTTAAAAGACGTGCATCTGGGACACGAAGACATGAATGTACTTttggacacaaggacacacataCGCGGACAGAAAATGGGCAGAGACTGCAGGAACACTGGACTAActctaaagtaaaaaaaatctggaaaAGATTTAACATTAATGACCAAATTTGTAAAACGTTTAGGAATCATTTGGTATGTGCTGTGAAGCAATACTTCAAATAACATTGCCAGTGTTTAGGTGTGAGCATGTAAGAGTTGTCACCCCTGTGTTTAAGTACTGGATGTTAAATATGATATATTAAGGTTTAAGTTTAGGTATTTTTTTCCTTAATGTCTGAAGCTTCATTTCACCGATTTGCTAATCAAAAGCTGCACAATTATCACCAATCTCAAACATCTTCCAATGTTTCAAACCTATAAAAACACGTAACTGCACAACATGTTGCGCTGACACCAGTTCTTAATTTATGCTCAGTTTTATCCTGTCCTATAAAGAAAAAGCCTTAAAAAGATAGAAACTGTAGATTGTTCTGAAGATAGTTTTTAATACTAATTtttgccttctttttttttatagctgacGAGTAGAAATATATGATGTGTCCCGATTCCAAATGACATACTAATTGTTTACAGTATGTACTTAAACCTTTACATGCTTCTTTTGcagttattattttataatacaTGAACATTTTTATATAAAGAAATGATACTGCCAATTCATATTTCTACAAAAATgtaacagttatttttattttctgaggtGTCCCTGGCTGTTTTACCAAAATctttaattacttttaattttctCCATTTCCTGCAAAGCACTGTGGGAGAATAATGTCACATTCCAAAATAAAAGGGTTTGCCTTTGTCGCATGTCAATCACCATATTTGTCTCCTCCATATTAAAAGACACAAACTGCTGAGACGTTAGTGTGTAGTAAAGATATGGGACACAGGGTCTGTGGTTGGACAGGGGACGTTGCGATTACATGGGATTCATCTTGACCACAAGGAATAAACTCTGGAATTGCTGCAAAATTCAATAATCCCTGTGCCATTCATAATTCTAGTTAATGGTGATAAAGATAAATCTGCATGATGGCCTGAGTCATTGTGTCCCTGATGAAGGGGGTTGCTGACATTTTGAAAACTCTGACCACTGTACATACTGACAGAATACAGAGACTACTGTTAATTTCACTAATGGTCAAAGACATACAGCGTCGACCAGGGACAGCTTGGGACAAAAATTTGGCCCTGGCAATTCCGATCCTTACCGGCCCAATTTCAGACGGGGTCCTTATTTACtttataattgaaaaaaaacaatctcacgTGAGATTATGGCACCAGCAGCATGAGACGCACTTATAGGCTTTCATACTTATATAATACACAAACTGGAGCAATTCATAAAATCTTCAAATGAACCCATGGCACCATCttagaataaaactaaaatgctTGCATATTTAGAACATACTtaaacatccaaaacaccaaaCTAAAAAGACAAAGCAGACCAGGTGCAAgggtttattttgaaaagtagaagccaGATGGCACCAGACAAGaagctccaggctgcagccgaACAGTCTTAcatatttttgtcaaactaGTGTGTAAGACCAGTGTCCCTGAATTTTTTTCCAGCGGCCCAAATTGGCCCAAGAGTGCATCGGCCAGTCTGGCATTTGCCAAAACTGCCAGATTACCCGTCCGCCTATGGCGACGACTATCACCCATTTACATCAGCCACATAACTACCGTGCAGGTATATAATTTTTACACACATATTGGTTCATGGATGTGGATGTGTGGTCACACACTCTTATTACTTTATAGTTgtataagaaagaaagaaagaaagaaagaaaacgtgGATGAGAAAGACCCATCAACCCTGGGATAAAAGATACACAAGAGCCATCTATAATTCTATGAGAGCTTCAACAACCAGGAAATGATGCTAAATGAAACTCCATCATGTGAAATCACACTTTGGGCGAGCAAGTGTGGAAGTTTTGTTAAAAGGACACAACTTAAGGTAATTCAGGTTTTTCTTGGGGCTTTGGTGAATGGGTTTTTCCTCACATCtatctttttttcatctaaTGATTTAATCAAATTCACCTGTACTTTGTATCACTTTTATCACAGCTGTATGTTATCAATACGTCTTTAAAATACTGTATGCTTGGGACTGTGTTTTCCCCTGTTAAAGCCAATTTGACATCAGACTCTGAATGTCCCTTTGGATGTCGCAAAAGGAGCTTAATGAGAATGAGCCAGTGCACCTGAGACCCTACAAACATCCCATTTGTCAAACGGTATATTtctcaaaaaaacatcaacatgatGACATTGTACATACGCATACATCTTAACCTCCAAAGGAAAATGCTCTAGACAAATTAAGCACTCAATCAATGGAGAGACCATGctgttaaattgttttttggggaaattgAGTCATTGACATTGAGGACAAGGTTCAGCTGAAGCATATTAAATGCCTAGTCCTTGCATGCTTTTTAAAGTGGGAATGTAAGCCCATCTTCTTTACCTGAAGCATGGATTATGTTTGACTAGCCCAATCAAAGACTGATGttatctcctctcctccctctcactTGTTTCATGGCGTCAATCATGTTTACCAATCCAAAAGATGTCTTCTTCACAATGCTCTCAATCACAGATTAAATAATGCTGCACATCGGCTGAACAATGATATGATCAACACCGGTGTTTCATTCAAAGGAAGCAAGGGGGGGAATCCTAATTACTAACACATTCTTATcttctttggaaaaaaaaaaaacatatttatgggtttttttaattttctcaacTGTCTTTAAACACTTAATATTCCAAAAGGAAACATTGACGCATTTGCACATGAAACAAAGATAATGGCCAAGTCTGCAATCAAAGCAAATAATTACATTcacactgtaacttttattgttCCACAGCTGAAAAAGAGGACATGCTGGATCAAAAATAAGCAGAGGTGCACACACTATCCCATGGAACCACGCACAGTAATTTGAGCTGCAATTATCATAAATTACAcatcaacaataaaacaaatgtgggAAAGATTATGTTGTGGGGGTGCACACTTGAGTCCTTTTTGGTTGTTCTTGTCCTTTGCGAggcaattataaaaaaaaaaattaaggagGATAGTGAGAAAAAGGACCTGTCTGTCTATGCGGGTTCGGTTTGTTAACAATaagaaaagaagtgaaaaaGTTGAATCTACTTATTGCACAAAGTGTTTTATTGTTACTGAGGGTTAAAATAATACCTAAGGCAGGAGCTGCAAACCACagactacaaagaaaaaaatgtaaagaagaaATTGTTTTAACTTCATGGCAAAGCAGTGGCAGAATAGAGGAAAATGGAGAAGATGCAGAAAGGCTTACTTGTTGAGAAACTGCTCCAGAGCCTGTCTCCGCTCCTCAATGAAGGAGTCATCAAATATCCCATCATCCCCTCGAAACGGAAGCTGCCGGAAAAGAGCTTTTCCTGGGAGAGGTGGGACGACCACCTGCGATAAAAGAGCACCGACAGAAAatcatacagcagcagtcaagcAGGCAGATAAAACTTATTATTGAGGATTTTAGTGCTGACAATTATCAGAGTAAAACGTTTTGAAAAAAGACAGCTTACTAAACTACGATCCTGAAGTGATCGTGTACAGCATGATCTGGAGAGAACATTATTATATATGGCATTTCTGGGGCTAAAGACTTGAGTTTATGGTCTTCATTAATAGCAGGACAAAGAACACAGACCACATTTAGCTTGCTAACTGTAAAGGTTCAAAAGACCCAACACCTTTCTCTCCCATACAAAAACATTGCACATGTGATCAATGTTGTATGCTGATTTGACAAGTCAAATTTTGTAAGGGCCTTCGTGTTGAGTTCACCTTGCTCTCCCTCTCCAGCTCCGCTCTGAGCCACTCAAAGTCGCTGTACCGCCTCCGTACACTAGACTCCTTCAGCTTAAAGATGGGTAGGTTGGTctgtggacacaaacacacacacacacaaacacaaaattagGGCTTAACTATTAATTCTTTCATCGTGAAACATCATAAAAAAGTGATACCTGCATGTCCCAATTTCCAAGAGCCAAAGTTGACGTCTTTAAAATCGCTTATTTTGTCTGATAAAAAGCCTAAAACCAAAATTTATGTAATTCACAATGGCATAACCAAAAGAAAAGCATATAATCCTTACATTTGAAAAAGCTGAAACCAGATCCCTTTTGGTATTTGTGGTTGACAAAACACCTTAACACTTCATCAAATATCAAAATTGCTgctgattattattttgtttatcGACTAATCGACTAACTGTTTAACTGTAGGAATATAGTGTAGGTTTTTCTAGACACACTTCACTGTTTGCATGGTGCATGATAGCTAGTGGACCGCACAGTGTCGTGACAAGTATACCCGCGCCTTACGATAATGCACAACATGGTGtgtcaatataatataattgatTCTAATCCTTTTCAAACAATTAACTGAAttgacagaaaactaaaaattaaCTATTTTGATAGTCGTTTAAGTCACGTGTTCCagcaagaatgtaaaacattaattgTTCCCAGCTTCTCAATTGTGATGTTtagtaaactgaatatgttttggttttagACTGTTGACTGAAACAGGTTGATATAACTTTGGCTGAAATTGTGGTTGGCATTATTTTATGacataatatacaaaaaaaataaaaaaaaatctattgatTTATTGACTCTTTGCATTATGGGGATGATTACATTACTTCGGCATGCATTATCACATTAATACCAAACACCATCTATTGTTAAAAGAAAGTTTGttttatgtaatgtaatttttagTGTAACTGCCAATAAGGTTCACCTGAGGCCAGTTATATATTAGTATTGTTGCTATAGTTACCTGTGGGTTAAAAACCTTGAGCTGAATACTTAAAAGTACTTTTATACTTATACGTATTAACCCCCTAACTCTAAAGATGCCCTAATATAGCCTTTACTACCAACCAGGGTTGTACTTCTTGGGGGAATGAGTATAAATAGCAGGAaattatcatttatttaaaaaaattaataataaaaaataaataaaatcggTAGTGAGAGATTGTGCCAACttcaggaaaaagaaaagagcgaAAGGTTTTATTACATGGGTTTGGGGCGTAACCTTGTCttatctaaaataaaatttaaaaaaaggaggagaaaacaaaaaaacaaagactccTTCAAATTAAACCAAACGGAATAGAAAAATTGAAAGTTCACTTATGTTTTGCTCACCAAGGTCTATCGCACTCAGaatgttttgccatttttgtgtgttcttGTACGCCAAAGCGCAGATGTGTGCATTATTCTAAGTTGATGTTGACAAGCCCTTGAGTGAGTTTCATATTAAAAAAGGGGAGATGTTTCGACATTGACAGAGAACATTGAGCAAACAGCACATTACAGCACAATGCCAAACCTCTTCACTAGTCCTGACAGCACATGGCCATCCCATGACAATGTACAAACAAGGAGGGAGTGAATGAGCATTTCATTGGCAGGCCACATTCACAGAAGGTCAGAATTCATGGAAGAAGTAATCACAAGAGCAAAGCAATTGAGCAAGTAGGTGCAGCATGAATACAGTGTGAGCTGCAGACTGATCGATGGGCAGACGACTGTGACTGTGTGCAGTATAGGGGATAGAGAAGGCTGAGTAAATGGCTGAACaaaagagaaaggagggggTGTATCTGGTcacaaaggaagaggagaaaaaacTGGAGGGGTTGGGAGCTTCATCTGGTCTGTGCAAGACTAattgaggaggagggagagcaggagtggtCTTTTCCCTCTCATAGTCTCTCCCTTTCAGTATTTTCCCTCTATATTTCCCTTGCTCTGCGATAATAAGTCAGATTTTCTGCCCTTGAGACTGCTCTTGTGGGGTTTCACTGGGGAAACAGCAGGCATTTGTTTTCTGCGTTCTTTGCTCTGTCCTCTCTGTGGTCAAAAAATAAAGATCCTACCCAGATTTGGTTAGAAATAATTAGAAATAATCAATTTTGATTATGACAATAAGAGCTGCCTGTCAACCGACGGATTTCACGTTTcactgtaaaacaaatgttaCCTAGGGAAATTATTGAAAGAATCCTGGTTTGTGGCACAGGATGCACACAGTTGCCTGTTAATGAGATATACCCATCTAAAACTAATGCATTATAATAAAagtcctgcaaaaaaaaaaaactgaattagcagaacttttatgcatttcttttacatctactgcagtcagattcactgttcGTTCGGAGgtaatcacttcacatgggtaggcacgtaatgacatgttaagaggctaaaagcaCGCTTCAAACTTGCCCTGTTCCAGCGTCCTGGGTGTGAACtgtagcaggaggataacatgcTGTAGGCAACagcaattgttttcttttttctcgctactgacagcactccaaatttacaaacgacacagctacgtgttgaaaattacccgtaattctcctttaagttgaaaaaaaattagagATTTAGACTCCccatttgagtttgtttttcaagctAATTTTACAGTTAGCTTGAGGTGTTTAGATGTTCCCCCTCCCCACTGATCTGAGttttaaaagtttaatttttttatttccagggGGATGTGTGGTAGCCTATGGtccaatataaaatattaaataagaaaatagaGTGAtgtttggggttttattttaatagttttaacaTTGTGATTAATTTAAAGCACATTTGAACACAAGCCCTATAATGTAATGATATTGGGCCAATTAAGCCAGACCTCCCTTCCCTTCTTTGCCACAGACTATTCAATAATGTGAGCGGTTTACAGATAAGATTGTATTGTTTGTCATGTCCAACTTGTTACATCATTGgtttaatgttttaaagacaACTCTTGGACAGTACATCAAACGTGGTGTCTGACAAAAGTCtgtgacagaggagagagagagagagagagagaggtgtatGAGAGTGTCAGAGAGAAACCAGcaatactttaaatacattgaGTTTGTACTGAAGATAGTTGTTATCCTGTACCTTCAAAAACTcctgttttacagttttttgcttttcttggGCTTTGTATGCTTGTGATTTGACAGCTGATAATTGCATTATCCTTGTGTACTGCCTAATTTCAAAATATGTTAAGGTTTTCAAACTCTTAGCTAATTAGGCCCCCCTTTCAGTGTTTACTGTAAGACAAAAGCTGTTTCACTCTTACCCAtgacagttttctttttaaagattatttttggagcattttgaggatagctgaagacatgaaaggggaaagagagagggaatgacatgcagcaaaggtagAAGAGTAAATCTcccacaagttttttttttttttttttttaaccattacaACTAGCCTCGCAGCTGTTTTTCTAAACAAACCATTCTGTATTCGGTATCTTTCTGTGACCTTTGTGGTGCATTCACACTCCCTCTTTCCCACTAGGTTTTCATGTGACTAACCAGCCCACTTATTTCAAGTTCTCTCCAGGTGAAGTTGTCAAATGAGCCCCtcactcctcctctttctcaggTCACAGGAGAAGTGGATTATCTTAGCTTTATCACCCCAGTGCTCTAGCATTAACTCCACTCTCCTCTCACCGCGGTCTGTCCCCACTGAGTCATGTTACCTCACAGCATGGAGCGCCGCAAAGTTAATCCCCACCACAACAGATCACAGTTACAGGTAATCTGCCACCGCCGTGACTCTAATCCCATCATGTGCACACAGAAAACACTTAACCACGTGCAAGCACACACTGACGTACAGGGGGTATGCATGCACAGGTGTTAAGTATAAATATTTGACCAGTCACACAGTTAACACTGTAAAATATAATAGCACAGGGCATTCAAGCCTGTTTATGCACACACAGTCGAACCCAGACTACTCATCTCCACACAATGAAGCTAGCCGTTAGAACGTGAGGAAAGTAAGTCACCTGGCCTTCCAATCCCCTCGCTCTCCCAAACCCTGTGATTAAGAGATTGGCCTTGCAGGACAAGGGGAGGAACGAAAACGATAGAACTGAAAATTGactctttttcacacacacacacacacacacacacacgataagGTTTCCCTGGCCTCTGTTCTCTTCACGGCTGGTTAGAGGTTAGGGCCTGGGTGTCTCAACTTACTGGCCCCTGCAGTGATTTGGTGGTGGGACCAGCCCACACCCAGCCGGCTCTTAGCATTTCAATAATTGTCTAAAAAAGGCACACTTTTCCTCTCTCACTTTCTAAGGGATAGAATAAAACATATGAGATGAAAGACAGTGAAAGTGAAAGAAATTAGTAAGCAGAAGGGACCAAAAACCTCCAAAATTTagagaaagacaaataaaacaaataagatATTAAAGGTTATATTAAAAGCAATTATAAAAGAGAAAATGCTGtatctttaaacaaaaaaggacCATAAAGCTAGATGTACCTCCTTCAAAGTAAACCTCCTAGCTTCACTTTCCATTATGAGTGTACAAGGCACAATCTATGCTCCATAGGAAGAGCATGTGATTCATAATATGTGGGACACAATACCTTAGGCTCATTGAAAATGGGTTGAAAAGAGGCAGAACCCTTAAAAACAGCAAAGCAGAGAGAGGGGACAGAGATCACTCATCTGCTGAGAGAATAGTTCAAGGCCACCGTGCATTAGCTTTTAGCAGGATGGATTAAGTCAAGTTTGAGAGTGCGCATCCTAAACCTCCCCCATGCTCCCTTCTCACCCCTCCCATATACTCTTCTTTCAGAATAATAGCATAAAAAAATGGCAACATAATACCAGCTCATTGCATCATATTccaaaatgggggaaaaaaagacagggAACAAAAGCGTTGGGGCTATGGGTCTTTCGCTCTCGCCTCTCCATGTACTCTCTCACTCGTTCACTCGCTCGCCGGCCCCTGCGGCCTGACAGCCTACCCTCTCTCCGACTCGCCTAGCTGGCAAAAAGCTGCTTTGTTGCCATAGTATCAACTCCCACTTTTGATACTGTCATTTCAAGTAGGATATGGTAGCCTTGATACAATATGTTCCCTATTTCCATTAAAATAGTTGTCGAAGAGGATGCTGTAGACTTTGGATTACACTTGACTGTGCCTGAcaagcgcccccccccccccccccgcgcgcacacacactcactcactcactccccaTCTCTCCCCATTTTATTAATGACCAAAGGCCCCTACCATTGCCCAaatagaaaagagaaagaaagagagagggagaagccATGGGAGTAAAGAAGAGGAGGGGTAGAAGACTGAGTGAGAGTGAGCAACAGAGCTTTAAGAGGCCTTTTATGTACTTCTATCCATAAACAAAGTGAGATCCCAAAGTTCGTTCCC of the Etheostoma spectabile isolate EspeVRDwgs_2016 chromosome 18, UIUC_Espe_1.0, whole genome shotgun sequence genome contains:
- the snx3 gene encoding sorting nexin-3, which translates into the protein MSICFLANLIQAIPSCWKERGEMADTIADTRRLFSKPQNLNDAYGPPSNFLEIDVSNPETIGVGRTRYTTYEVRLKTNLPIFKLKESSVRRRYSDFEWLRAELERESKVVVPPLPGKALFRQLPFRGDDGIFDDSFIEERRQALEQFLNKVAGHPLAQNERCLHMFLQDESLDKNYTPSKIRQA